One Spinacia oleracea cultivar Varoflay chromosome 4, BTI_SOV_V1, whole genome shotgun sequence DNA segment encodes these proteins:
- the LOC110782780 gene encoding protein NUCLEAR FUSION DEFECTIVE 6, mitochondrial isoform X4, giving the protein MASIAAARSIFRSTSVRSAASKFASGAKPASSPFRAPASNSLSQRIFRCPAELSVCLETMQPLHTATASALMTSMLSISPRCYGWVPDGS; this is encoded by the exons ATGGCCAGCATAGCCGCCGCGAGATCCATTTTCCGATCAACCTCCGTCCGTAGCGCAGCCTCAAAGTTCGCTTCTGGTGCGAAACCTGCTAGCTCTCCCTTCCGCGCCCCCGCCAGTAACTCTCTCTCTCAACGCATCTTCAG GTGCCCTGCTGAACTGAGCGTTTGTTTGGAGACAATGCAGCCATTGCACACTGCAACTGCTTCGGCGCTGATGACTTCGATGCTTTCGATATCTCCCCGCTGCTATGGTTGGGTTCCTGATG GCTCGTAG
- the LOC110782779 gene encoding protein NUCLEAR FUSION DEFECTIVE 6, mitochondrial isoform X4, whose product MATVTAARSIYRSTSVRSAAAKFASVAKSARSPFRASSVSNSLSRRIFRCPVELSACVETMRPFHTATASALMTSMLSVSCHTHGWVSDDK is encoded by the exons ATGGCCACCGTCACTGCCGCAAGGTCTATTTACCGATCAACTTCCGTCCGTAGTGCCGCCGCCAAATTCGCCTCTGTTGCCAAATCTGCTCGTTCTCCATTTCGCGCCTCCTCTGTTAGTAACTCTCTTTCTCGTCGCATCTTCAG GTGTCCAGTTGAATTGAGTGCTTGTGTTGAAACAATGCGGCCATTTCATACAGCAACTGCTTCTGCGTTGATGACTTCTATGCTGTCGGTCTCTTGCCACACGCACGGTTGGGTTTCGGATG
- the LOC110782780 gene encoding protein NUCLEAR FUSION DEFECTIVE 6, mitochondrial isoform X1, translating into MASIAAARSIFRSTSVRSAASKFASGAKPASSPFRAPASNSLSQRIFRCPAELSVCLETMQPLHTATASALMTSMLSISPRCYGWVPDGCIKTR; encoded by the exons ATGGCCAGCATAGCCGCCGCGAGATCCATTTTCCGATCAACCTCCGTCCGTAGCGCAGCCTCAAAGTTCGCTTCTGGTGCGAAACCTGCTAGCTCTCCCTTCCGCGCCCCCGCCAGTAACTCTCTCTCTCAACGCATCTTCAG GTGCCCTGCTGAACTGAGCGTTTGTTTGGAGACAATGCAGCCATTGCACACTGCAACTGCTTCGGCGCTGATGACTTCGATGCTTTCGATATCTCCCCGCTGCTATGGTTGGGTTCCTGATG GCTGTATCAAGACTAGATGA
- the LOC110782778 gene encoding uncharacterized protein, with translation MKVKVISRSTDEFTRERSQDLQRVFRNYDPSLRPQEKAVEYVRALNAAKLEKIFARPFVGAMDGHIDAVSCMAKNPIYLKGIFSGSMDGDIRLWDIASRRTVCRFLGHQGAVKGLTASTDGRVLVSCGLDCTVRLWNVPDPSVMGCDESSGGSSTASAVYTGQNAYRAVDHQWGGDLFATAGARLDVWDHNRSQPINSFEWGVDTVVSVRFNPGEPSVLATSGSDRSIAIYDLRLSTPATKIIMQTKTNSISWNPMEPLNFTAANEDCNCYSYDLRHLTQAKCVHQDHVSAVMDIDYSPTGQEFVTGSYDRTVRIFSKNGGHSREIYHTKRMQRVFCVKFSGDASYIVSGSDDTNLRLWKAKASEQLGVLLPREKKKHDYDEAVMKRYKHLEEVKRIVRHRHLPLAIYKAQILRRTIVAAQRKKDDRRRAHSGPSSVQKKPLRQSKIHGQIE, from the exons ATGAAGGTTAAAGTGATATCGCGTTCCACAGATGAATTCACTCGGGAACGAAGTCAAGATTTACAG AGAGTATTTCGTAACTATGATCCCAGTCTTAGACCTCAGGAGAAGGCAGTGGAGTATGTTCGAGCTCTTAATGCTGCTAAATTAGAGAAG ATTTTCGCAAGGCCGTTTGTCGGGGCAATGGATGGGCATATTGATGCGGTTTCGTGTATGGCCAAGAATCCAATTTATTTGAAAGGAATATTTTCAGGTTCCATGGATGGAG ATATTCGCCTTTGGGATATAGCCTCCAG GCGAACTGTTTGTCGTTTTCTTGGTCACCAAGGTGCGGTGAAGGGTTTGACAGCATCAACAGATGGACGCGTTCTTGTATCATGTGGACTTGATTGCAC TGTCAGGCTGTGGAATGTTCCAGATCCTTCTGTCATGGGTTGTGATGAATCTTCTGGTGGCTCTTCAAcg GCTTCTGCTGTTTACACGGGGCAAAATGCATACAG AGCTGTTGATCACCAATGGGGTGGGGACCTTTTTGCTACAGCTGGAGCACGGTTGGATGTATGGGATCATAACAG GTCACAGCCAATAAACAGCTTTGAATGGGGAGTCGACACTGTCGTATCTGTTCGTTTTAACCCTGGAGAACCAAGTGTGCTGGCTACATCAGGCAG TGATCGCAGCATTGCAATCTACGATCTTCGTTTGTCTACCCCAGCAACGAAGATTATCATGCAG ACAAAAACTAATTCAATTTCTTGGAATCCAATGGAGCCATTGAACTTCACTGCG GCAAATGAGGATTGCAACTGCTATAGCTATGATCTTAGACACCTGACTCAAGCCAAGTGTGTTCACCAAGATCACGTCTCTGCTGT GATGGACATTGATTACTCTCCTACCGGTCAAGAATTTGTTACAGGGTCTTATGATAGAACA GTAAGAATTTTCTCCAAAAATGGTGGCCACAGTCGGGAAATATACCATACCAAGAGGATGCAAAG GGTCTTCTGTGTCAAGTTTAGTGGGGATGCTTCTTATATTGTATCTGGAAGTGATGACACTAACCTGCGCCTGTGGAAAGCTAAAGCATCTGAGCAACTAGGAGTT CTTCTTCCTAGGGAGAAAAAGAAGCATGATTATGACGAGGCTGTAATGAAACGTTATAAGCATCTTGAAGAGGTGAAGCGTATTGTAAG GCACAGACACTTGCCTCTAGCGATTTACAAAGCACAGATTTTGAGACGTACAATAGTTGCGGCACAGCGGAAGAAAGACGACAGAAGAAGAGCTCACAGTGGCCCATCCAGTGTGCAAAAGAAGCCACTGCGACAGAGTAAAATCCATGGCCAGATTGAGTGA
- the LOC110782780 gene encoding protein NUCLEAR FUSION DEFECTIVE 6, mitochondrial isoform X3, with protein MASIAAARSIFRSTSVRSAASKFASGAKPASSPFRAPASNSLSQRIFRCPAELSVCLETMQPLHTATASALMTSMLSISPRCYGWVPDGL; from the exons ATGGCCAGCATAGCCGCCGCGAGATCCATTTTCCGATCAACCTCCGTCCGTAGCGCAGCCTCAAAGTTCGCTTCTGGTGCGAAACCTGCTAGCTCTCCCTTCCGCGCCCCCGCCAGTAACTCTCTCTCTCAACGCATCTTCAG GTGCCCTGCTGAACTGAGCGTTTGTTTGGAGACAATGCAGCCATTGCACACTGCAACTGCTTCGGCGCTGATGACTTCGATGCTTTCGATATCTCCCCGCTGCTATGGTTGGGTTCCTGATG ggCTGTAA
- the LOC110782780 gene encoding protein NUCLEAR FUSION DEFECTIVE 6, mitochondrial isoform X2, with the protein MASIAAARSIFRSTSVRSAASKFASGAKPASSPFRAPASNSLSQRIFRCPAELSVCLETMQPLHTATASALMTSMLSISPRCYGWVPDACNDDV; encoded by the exons ATGGCCAGCATAGCCGCCGCGAGATCCATTTTCCGATCAACCTCCGTCCGTAGCGCAGCCTCAAAGTTCGCTTCTGGTGCGAAACCTGCTAGCTCTCCCTTCCGCGCCCCCGCCAGTAACTCTCTCTCTCAACGCATCTTCAG GTGCCCTGCTGAACTGAGCGTTTGTTTGGAGACAATGCAGCCATTGCACACTGCAACTGCTTCGGCGCTGATGACTTCGATGCTTTCGATATCTCCCCGCTGCTATGGTTGGGTTCCTGATG CTTGCAATGATGACGTGTGA